In Thermococcus eurythermalis, a single window of DNA contains:
- a CDS encoding type IV toxin-antitoxin system AbiEi family antitoxin domain-containing protein yields MPKPTRRPSEILQWFREHPGEVTSLKALSLNLNIPYNTVFVVVKKLAEEGKLKKVGRGLYTLADEESGADDNRRGGNRAGRGTDASPS; encoded by the coding sequence ATGCCAAAGCCGACCAGGAGACCATCAGAAATCCTTCAGTGGTTCCGTGAACACCCTGGTGAAGTTACCTCCCTCAAAGCTCTATCTCTTAATCTCAATATTCCTTACAACACTGTATTTGTCGTTGTTAAGAAGCTGGCCGAAGAGGGTAAGCTCAAGAAAGTTGGTCGCGGTCTTTACACCTTGGCTGATGAAGAATCAGGTGCTGACGATAATAGAAGGGGAGGCAACCGAGCGGGACGTGGTACCGATGCCTCCCCTTCTTAG